In a single window of the Orbaceae bacterium lpD04 genome:
- the rnr gene encoding ribonuclease R, whose amino-acid sequence MIKDPFYEREAEKYESPIASRELILNYLEKIAKPANLDNIAQAMQISGDQQKDALHRRLRAMERDGQLIFTRRKCYALPEKLAMVKGSVIAHRDGFGFLRVEGRPDDYFLSPEQMRKTLQGDVVLAQPMSDQYKGKIEARIVRVLEPRNNQIVGRYFIEQGIGFVVPDDSRLNFDILITEKPIETVRMGAVVVVELLKRPEHRQKAVGRISEILGENMGTNLAIEIAVRNHEIPHILPIEVEKAVSKLSETVSAQAKKGRKDLTDLPLVTIDGEDARDFDDAVYCEKNKGGGYRLWVAIADVSYYVRPKTALDKDACNRGTSVYFPSRVIPMLPEVLSNGLCSLNPQVNRLCLVCEMTISAKGQLKDYQFYEAVMNSHARLTYTKVQKILDGDEELRQHYQSQVSDLENLYALYKLLDKTRATRGAISFESAEPKFIFNADKRIERIEMAQRNDAHKIIEECMILANVSAAKLVEGLEVPSLYRVHDKPDEDRLNNLRSVLSELGLVLEGRDKPHSKDIAKLMELVAQRPDRDMLQTMILRSMKQAIYDPENRGHFGLALDSYAHFTSPIRRYPDLLLHRTIKWILANQNHQESKTGGYLYNISEMLYFGEHCSMTERRADEAVRDVVDWLKCDFMQDHVGEVFDGVISSVTNFGFFVRLDDLFIDGLVHVSTLENDYYNFDAARSRLIGENSGFSYRLGDKVKIKVEAVNPEERKIDFSLLGSDNKPRRQGKTAKDRANNKQAKTLNKDEFKKKTRKNSSVKKVKEQKVVSKKVAAKSSTIKKKSVK is encoded by the coding sequence ATGATTAAAGACCCGTTTTATGAGCGTGAAGCTGAGAAGTATGAATCGCCAATTGCTAGTCGTGAATTAATTCTTAACTACTTAGAAAAAATAGCAAAACCGGCTAATTTGGATAATATTGCACAAGCTATGCAAATTAGTGGTGATCAGCAAAAAGATGCATTACATCGTCGTTTACGTGCTATGGAGCGCGATGGACAACTTATTTTTACTCGCCGAAAATGTTATGCGCTACCCGAAAAACTCGCGATGGTTAAAGGTTCTGTCATTGCGCATCGTGATGGATTTGGTTTCTTGCGTGTAGAAGGTAGACCTGACGACTATTTTTTATCACCTGAGCAGATGCGTAAAACATTACAAGGTGACGTGGTGCTCGCTCAGCCGATGAGCGATCAATATAAAGGAAAAATAGAGGCTCGCATTGTTCGAGTACTTGAGCCTCGTAACAACCAAATTGTTGGTCGTTATTTTATTGAACAAGGTATTGGTTTTGTTGTTCCTGATGATAGCCGATTAAATTTTGATATTTTAATAACTGAAAAACCGATAGAGACGGTGCGAATGGGCGCAGTTGTTGTCGTTGAATTATTAAAAAGACCTGAACATCGACAAAAAGCGGTTGGTCGGATCTCCGAAATTTTAGGTGAAAATATGGGAACGAACTTAGCAATTGAGATTGCTGTACGTAACCATGAAATTCCTCATATTTTACCAATTGAAGTTGAAAAGGCAGTCAGTAAACTATCCGAAACTGTATCAGCTCAAGCAAAAAAAGGTCGTAAAGACTTAACTGATCTACCTTTAGTAACAATTGATGGTGAAGATGCTAGAGACTTTGATGATGCTGTGTACTGTGAAAAGAATAAAGGTGGCGGCTACCGATTGTGGGTAGCAATTGCCGATGTTAGTTATTATGTTCGTCCGAAAACTGCTTTAGACAAAGACGCCTGTAACCGTGGTACCTCAGTGTATTTTCCATCAAGAGTGATCCCAATGTTACCAGAAGTCCTCTCTAATGGTCTTTGTTCATTGAATCCGCAAGTTAACCGTTTGTGTTTAGTATGTGAAATGACTATTTCGGCCAAAGGTCAACTAAAGGATTATCAGTTTTATGAAGCGGTGATGAACTCACATGCCCGATTAACCTATACTAAAGTACAAAAAATTCTCGATGGTGATGAAGAATTGCGTCAACATTACCAGTCCCAAGTTAGCGATTTAGAAAATCTATATGCACTATATAAGTTATTAGATAAAACGCGAGCTACGCGTGGGGCAATTAGCTTTGAATCGGCTGAGCCAAAATTTATTTTTAACGCGGATAAACGTATTGAGCGAATTGAAATGGCTCAGCGTAATGATGCACATAAAATTATTGAAGAGTGTATGATTTTAGCGAATGTGTCGGCAGCTAAATTAGTTGAAGGGCTAGAAGTTCCCTCTCTTTATCGTGTACATGACAAACCTGATGAAGACAGACTTAATAATTTACGCAGTGTATTAAGTGAATTAGGGCTGGTGCTTGAAGGCCGAGATAAACCTCATTCTAAAGATATCGCTAAACTTATGGAACTTGTTGCGCAGCGGCCTGATCGAGATATGTTGCAAACGATGATTTTACGTTCGATGAAACAAGCTATTTATGATCCTGAAAACCGAGGACATTTTGGATTAGCTCTTGATTCGTATGCTCACTTTACCTCGCCAATTCGCCGTTATCCAGATCTATTGTTACATCGGACTATCAAATGGATTTTAGCTAATCAAAATCATCAAGAAAGTAAAACGGGTGGTTATCTTTATAATATCAGTGAGATGCTTTATTTTGGTGAGCATTGTTCGATGACTGAAAGGCGGGCTGATGAGGCTGTACGTGATGTGGTTGATTGGTTAAAATGTGATTTTATGCAAGACCATGTTGGCGAAGTATTTGATGGTGTAATATCAAGCGTGACTAACTTTGGTTTTTTTGTTCGATTAGATGACTTATTTATCGATGGTTTAGTTCATGTATCTACTCTTGAAAATGATTACTATAATTTTGATGCAGCGAGAAGCCGTCTAATTGGTGAGAATAGCGGTTTTTCTTATCGTTTAGGTGATAAGGTTAAAATTAAGGTGGAAGCCGTTAATCCAGAAGAAAGAAAAATTGATTTTAGTTTGCTTGGTAGTGATAATAAGCCTCGTCGTCAGGGGAAAACTGCCAAAGATCGAGCTAATAATAAACAAGCAAAGACGTTGAATAAAGATGAGTTTAAAAAGAAAACTCGTAAAAATTCGTCGGTAAAAAAAGTCAAAGAACAAAAAGTAGTCAGTAAAAAAGTGGCTGCGAAATCATCAACTATAAAGAAGAAGTCAGTTAAATGA
- the rlmB gene encoding 23S rRNA (guanosine(2251)-2'-O)-methyltransferase RlmB, whose amino-acid sequence MSEMIYGIHAIQGMLARSPERILDVYLLKNREDKRLNTLVQEIESLRLQVKVVDRKWLDEQSSQGVHQGIMAKIKEGRNYHENDLPDLLTKKADPFILILDGVTDPHNLGACIRTADAAGVDLIIIPKDKSAPLNAIAKKVACGAAESVPVIRVTNLARTLRMLKEEHQIWIVGTAGEADHSLYQSNLTGKLAIIMGAEGEGMRRLTKEHCDELISIPMSGFVSSLNVSVATGICLFESVRQKAKIDK is encoded by the coding sequence ATGAGTGAAATGATATATGGTATCCATGCGATACAAGGAATGTTAGCGCGTTCGCCAGAAAGAATTTTGGATGTTTATTTACTAAAAAATCGTGAAGATAAACGACTCAATACTCTTGTACAAGAGATTGAATCATTAAGACTACAAGTCAAAGTAGTTGATAGAAAATGGCTTGATGAACAAAGTTCGCAAGGCGTGCATCAAGGAATTATGGCTAAAATAAAAGAGGGCCGTAATTACCATGAAAATGATTTACCTGATTTATTAACGAAAAAAGCAGATCCATTCATTTTGATTCTTGATGGCGTTACCGACCCTCATAATCTAGGAGCATGTATACGTACTGCTGATGCTGCTGGTGTAGATCTAATTATTATTCCTAAAGACAAGTCAGCTCCATTAAATGCTATTGCTAAAAAGGTCGCTTGTGGCGCAGCGGAAAGCGTTCCGGTTATTCGTGTGACTAACTTAGCAAGAACGTTACGAATGCTAAAAGAAGAGCATCAAATTTGGATTGTTGGCACTGCTGGTGAGGCGGATCATTCTTTATATCAGAGTAATTTGACTGGTAAACTTGCTATTATTATGGGTGCTGAAGGTGAAGGCATGAGGCGTTTAACTAAGGAACATTGTGATGAGTTAATTAGCATTCCAATGTCAGGGTTTGTTTCTTCATTAAATGTATCAGTTGCAACCGGTATTTGCCTTTTTGAGTCAGTTAGGCAAAAAGCTAAGATCGATAAATAG
- the metB gene encoding cystathionine gamma-synthase produces the protein MTKNIKSSSPTKSLSQRTIAVRGGLNSDVQHGAVIPKISLSTCYRFAEFGKPRQFDYGRKSTPNRDSVEQTIAELEGGVDAILTNSGMSAIHLLSVALLSPDDLIIAPHDCYGGSYRLFNSLSQKGYFKAQFIDQSDEIALQQALSLKPKLILIETPSNPLLRVVDIQKISDLAHQSGTLVLVDNTFMTPILQSPFQLGADIIIHSCTKFLNGHSDLLAGVLVFRDQNIADHVLWWSNNIGTANSSFDTYLLQRGLRTLSIRVLTQQESALKIVDFLVNHPKIAAVHHPSLSTTSGHDIAEKQQKGFGSLLSFELKASADQIPCFVEQLKIFTLAQSLGGTESLISHPTTMTHSGISPQARKEAGISDQLLRISVGLEDIDDLITDLKQALAAI, from the coding sequence ATGACTAAAAATATTAAGAGTTCTTCACCAACAAAATCACTATCACAGCGAACCATTGCCGTCCGAGGAGGACTTAATAGCGATGTTCAACATGGCGCCGTGATCCCTAAAATATCATTATCAACTTGTTATCGTTTTGCTGAGTTTGGTAAACCAAGGCAATTTGATTATGGACGGAAATCAACACCAAACCGAGATTCCGTCGAACAAACAATTGCCGAATTAGAAGGCGGTGTTGATGCTATTTTAACGAATAGTGGTATGTCAGCAATTCATCTTTTATCTGTTGCTCTATTATCGCCAGACGATTTAATCATTGCTCCACATGATTGTTATGGTGGAAGCTATCGATTATTTAACAGTCTTAGCCAAAAAGGTTATTTTAAAGCACAATTTATTGATCAATCAGATGAAATTGCACTTCAACAAGCACTTAGTTTAAAACCAAAACTTATTTTGATTGAAACCCCGAGTAATCCACTATTACGTGTTGTTGATATACAAAAAATTTCTGATTTAGCTCATCAGTCAGGCACTTTAGTTTTAGTTGATAATACCTTTATGACACCTATTTTACAGAGCCCTTTCCAATTAGGTGCTGATATTATCATTCATTCATGCACGAAATTTCTTAATGGTCATTCTGATTTGTTAGCGGGAGTCTTAGTCTTTCGTGATCAAAATATTGCCGATCACGTTTTATGGTGGTCAAATAATATTGGTACAGCAAATTCATCATTTGATACTTACTTATTACAACGGGGATTACGTACGCTGTCGATTCGAGTTTTAACCCAACAAGAAAGTGCACTTAAAATTGTAGACTTTCTGGTCAACCACCCTAAAATAGCAGCAGTACATCATCCATCATTATCAACAACATCTGGACATGATATAGCGGAAAAACAGCAGAAAGGATTCGGTTCACTGTTAAGTTTTGAACTAAAAGCAAGTGCAGATCAAATACCTTGTTTTGTCGAACAACTTAAAATTTTTACCCTTGCCCAATCGCTTGGTGGTACAGAAAGCCTTATTTCGCATCCAACCACGATGACGCATTCAGGTATAAGCCCGCAAGCACGAAAAGAGGCCGGGATCTCAGATCAGCTACTAAGAATTTCAGTTGGACTGGAAGATATTGATGATTTAATTACCGATCTTAAACAAGCATTAGCTGCAATTTAA
- the metJ gene encoding met regulon transcriptional regulator MetJ, with the protein MMEWNGDYISPYAEHGKKNEQVKKITVSIPLKVLKILTDERTRRQVNNLRHATNSELLCEAFLHAFTGQPLPSDQDLSKEQTDGIPLQAKTLMLELGIDPDSLEY; encoded by the coding sequence ATGATGGAATGGAACGGTGACTATATTAGTCCTTATGCCGAACATGGAAAGAAAAATGAGCAAGTTAAAAAGATTACAGTTTCAATTCCATTGAAAGTATTAAAAATCTTGACTGATGAGCGAACTCGTCGGCAAGTCAATAATTTAAGGCATGCAACTAATAGCGAATTACTATGTGAGGCGTTTTTACATGCTTTTACGGGGCAGCCATTACCAAGTGATCAAGATCTAAGTAAAGAACAAACTGATGGTATTCCACTGCAGGCAAAAACATTGATGTTAGAATTAGGAATTGATCCCGATTCGTTAGAATATTAA
- the rpmE gene encoding 50S ribosomal protein L31: MKKGIHPEYKEITATCSCGNVIKTHSTVGRDIHLDVCGECHPFYTGKQRDVATGGRVDKFNQRFSMVGGKK, translated from the coding sequence ATGAAAAAAGGTATCCATCCTGAATATAAAGAAATTACGGCAACATGTTCTTGCGGTAATGTAATTAAAACTCATTCTACAGTTGGTCGTGATATTCACCTAGATGTATGTGGCGAATGTCACCCATTTTATACTGGTAAACAACGTGATGTTGCAACTGGTGGACGAGTTGATAAATTCAACCAACGTTTCTCAATGGTTGGTGGTAAGAAATAA
- the degS gene encoding outer membrane-stress sensor serine endopeptidase DegS has translation MLKKILWPVLIGAVLAIVLLIIFPSLRNGSRLSLPQTIFNSEPLSYNQAVKAAAPAVVNIYSRAMGEASTKNKGEITPLGSGVIISKDGYIITNFHVIEDAQQIIVALQDGRIFEALIVGSDKLVDIAVLKIEASNIPVIPINLNREPQIGDIVLAIGNPYNIGQTITQGIISATGRDGLSPFRRQNFIQTDASINHGNSGGALVNSKGELVGINTLTFAKNSSNDVPEGIGFAIPTALATKIMNKLIKDGKIVRGYIGIDGLEFSPTQNPSDHPVVLGILVTNAEGPASKAGIKANDILISVNNQPVTSIIETMDQITEIKPGTTIPIIVLRNGEKLPLQVQIEQLPIQI, from the coding sequence ATGCTAAAAAAAATACTTTGGCCTGTTTTGATTGGCGCGGTTTTAGCAATCGTATTATTAATTATTTTTCCATCGTTAAGAAATGGCAGTCGCCTCTCATTACCTCAAACTATCTTTAATAGTGAGCCATTAAGCTATAATCAAGCAGTAAAAGCTGCTGCGCCTGCAGTTGTCAATATTTATAGCCGTGCAATGGGTGAGGCTTCAACAAAAAACAAAGGTGAAATAACGCCACTCGGCTCCGGTGTAATTATTAGTAAAGATGGTTATATCATTACTAATTTTCATGTTATTGAAGATGCTCAGCAAATTATTGTTGCACTGCAAGATGGCCGTATATTTGAGGCATTAATCGTCGGTTCAGATAAACTCGTTGATATCGCCGTACTTAAAATCGAAGCATCAAATATTCCCGTTATACCAATTAACTTAAACAGGGAACCCCAAATTGGTGATATCGTGCTAGCTATTGGTAATCCCTATAATATAGGGCAAACTATAACCCAAGGTATTATCAGCGCAACTGGCCGTGATGGATTAAGTCCCTTTAGACGGCAGAATTTTATTCAAACTGATGCATCGATTAACCACGGTAACTCTGGCGGAGCATTAGTTAATAGTAAAGGTGAATTGGTTGGTATTAATACGTTAACATTTGCCAAAAATAGCTCAAATGATGTGCCAGAAGGAATTGGTTTTGCTATTCCAACAGCATTAGCGACAAAGATTATGAATAAACTCATCAAAGACGGCAAAATTGTACGTGGATATATTGGTATTGATGGTTTAGAGTTTTCACCGACACAAAATCCAAGCGACCACCCAGTTGTATTAGGTATTTTAGTTACAAATGCGGAAGGCCCTGCTAGTAAAGCGGGTATAAAAGCCAACGACATATTAATTTCAGTTAATAATCAACCCGTAACATCAATTATTGAGACAATGGATCAAATTACTGAAATAAAACCAGGAACAACAATCCCTATAATTGTGCTACGAAATGGTGAAAAACTACCACTACAAGTACAGATAGAGCAGTTACCGATTCAAATATAG
- a CDS encoding Do family serine endopeptidase, which yields MKQKFNYPNKCLTILALTISLSLGSLAQANIKLPPFLSNPSGTAQQLPSLAPMLEQVLPSVVSIKVEGTAPVQNNMPEEFKRFFGTPGNQSRAFVGQGSGVIIDAVQGYVVTNNHVIDNAEKITIQVNDGREFTAKLIGKDPLTDIALLQIENGKNLTAIKLADSDKLRVGDFAVAIGNPFGIGQTVTSGIISALARSGLKMNGFENFIQTDASINRGNSGGALVNLNGELVGINTAIIAPGGGNVGIAFAIPSNMVKSLTEQFTEFGRVKRGILGIKGNELTSDIAKAFDLNVQKGAFINEVMDDSAAKDAGIKAGDVIISMDGKPIESFAELRAKVATAGVGRQIELGLIRDGKPVVVKVKLKTTDDATTDAKTIHASLAGADLANSELAGKTGVLVDKIANGSTAFNLGLKEGDLITGINKEPVKNIADLRKIIDSKPSVIALNIMRGDNQIYLILR from the coding sequence ATGAAACAAAAATTTAATTACCCTAATAAATGCTTAACTATTTTAGCATTAACAATTAGCTTAAGCTTAGGCTCGTTAGCCCAAGCAAACATAAAATTGCCGCCCTTTCTTTCCAATCCGTCAGGAACAGCTCAGCAATTACCTAGCCTAGCCCCGATGCTTGAGCAAGTATTACCTTCCGTTGTTAGTATTAAAGTTGAAGGAACAGCGCCAGTTCAAAATAATATGCCTGAAGAATTTAAACGTTTTTTTGGTACCCCAGGTAATCAATCAAGAGCGTTTGTTGGACAAGGCTCTGGCGTGATTATTGATGCAGTTCAAGGTTATGTTGTAACCAATAATCATGTTATTGATAATGCTGAAAAAATAACTATTCAAGTTAATGATGGTCGCGAATTTACCGCTAAACTTATTGGTAAAGATCCTCTTACTGATATTGCATTATTACAAATAGAAAACGGTAAAAACTTGACTGCAATCAAACTTGCCGATTCTGATAAATTGCGAGTAGGTGATTTTGCGGTTGCTATCGGTAACCCATTTGGAATTGGGCAAACCGTTACATCGGGCATTATTTCTGCATTAGCGAGAAGTGGGCTAAAAATGAACGGATTTGAAAATTTCATCCAAACAGATGCATCGATCAATAGAGGAAACTCTGGAGGAGCATTAGTTAATTTAAACGGCGAATTAGTCGGTATTAATACCGCAATTATTGCTCCTGGTGGCGGAAATGTAGGAATTGCCTTTGCTATTCCTAGTAATATGGTAAAAAGCCTAACAGAACAATTTACCGAATTTGGACGAGTGAAACGGGGAATTTTAGGCATTAAAGGTAATGAATTAACATCAGATATTGCAAAAGCATTCGATTTAAATGTACAAAAAGGCGCATTTATTAATGAGGTTATGGATGATTCTGCCGCTAAAGATGCAGGCATTAAAGCCGGTGATGTGATCATATCAATGGATGGCAAACCAATCGAAAGTTTTGCTGAGCTTAGAGCTAAAGTTGCAACCGCTGGTGTAGGACGACAAATTGAGCTAGGCTTAATTCGAGATGGTAAACCCGTTGTGGTTAAAGTTAAGCTTAAAACAACTGATGATGCAACCACTGATGCAAAAACGATACATGCAAGCCTTGCTGGTGCTGATTTAGCCAATAGTGAGTTAGCTGGCAAAACAGGTGTATTAGTTGATAAAATTGCCAATGGCTCAACCGCATTTAATTTAGGTTTAAAAGAGGGTGATTTAATCACTGGGATCAATAAAGAACCAGTCAAAAATATTGCTGACCTCCGCAAAATTATTGATAGCAAACCATCTGTCATTGCGCTCAATATTATGCGCGGCGATAATCAAATCTATCTTATCCTACGTTAA
- a CDS encoding DUF1043 family protein translates to MDFEMATYLIIGLVLGLIIGIIVTNVLSPKSRKYNQMKRDFEETKQELIVQKQMIVKHFSHSAEILDNMAKEFRRLYQHMADNSNNLVSQEDLNAFTLTPTININPDKTIVENQIPVSTPPKDYSNNPSGLLKGEETKI, encoded by the coding sequence ATGGATTTTGAAATGGCAACATACCTTATCATTGGTTTAGTTTTGGGGCTCATCATTGGCATTATTGTTACTAATGTACTTAGTCCAAAATCACGTAAATATAATCAAATGAAACGCGATTTTGAAGAGACAAAGCAAGAGCTGATAGTTCAAAAACAAATGATCGTTAAACATTTTTCTCATAGCGCAGAAATTTTAGATAACATGGCAAAGGAATTCCGTCGACTTTATCAACATATGGCAGATAATTCGAACAACTTAGTATCTCAAGAAGATTTAAATGCTTTCACATTGACACCAACTATAAATATAAACCCAGATAAAACTATTGTGGAAAATCAAATCCCTGTATCAACCCCACCTAAAGATTATTCAAATAATCCATCAGGGTTATTAAAAGGTGAAGAAACAAAGATATAA
- a CDS encoding DciA family protein, whose product MRNSEPLPLDNLFNNNTFLTIQERSKALYTLNNLVHKLLPDNLCQECRVANYRQGILIINVSSASWLTRLRYEQEKLRSLLRQNGLRGLTSIQFKVSLELNPTNNCILHSKDYDLAKREITLQSADLLLALAQNCSPKLKSNLIKLAKHATKIDNR is encoded by the coding sequence ATGCGTAATAGTGAACCTCTGCCTTTAGACAACTTATTTAATAATAATACTTTTTTGACTATTCAAGAGAGAAGCAAGGCACTTTATACTCTCAATAATTTAGTTCATAAATTATTACCAGATAATCTATGTCAAGAGTGCCGAGTAGCCAATTACCGGCAAGGAATTCTTATTATCAATGTATCATCAGCAAGCTGGTTAACTCGTTTACGATACGAACAAGAAAAACTACGTAGCCTTTTGCGTCAAAATGGACTTAGGGGATTAACATCAATTCAATTTAAAGTAAGTCTTGAACTTAACCCGACGAATAACTGTATATTACATAGTAAAGACTACGATTTAGCCAAAAGGGAAATTACCCTGCAAAGTGCGGATCTATTACTAGCCCTTGCACAAAATTGTTCCCCGAAACTAAAAAGCAATTTGATTAAGCTTGCTAAGCATGCAACAAAAATAGACAATAGGTGA
- a CDS encoding lipocalin-like domain-containing protein: MIKKNCFFVLVLIFAFLRPAFAKDDVMQIQGVWQLVSYVIEVKQTGEKFPPMGDHPQGYTIFTPEGRTWFMLTGDGRKSANTVEEKAQLLDTMVAYAGEYRIEGDKWITSVQVAWNPAWVGTEQARQFKIEGDTLQVLTPWRVMPNWADKGETRSIITFKRLKN, translated from the coding sequence ATGATAAAAAAGAATTGTTTTTTCGTTCTTGTTCTTATTTTTGCATTTCTCCGTCCCGCATTTGCAAAGGATGATGTTATGCAAATTCAAGGTGTTTGGCAACTGGTGTCTTATGTTATTGAAGTAAAACAAACTGGCGAAAAATTCCCACCGATGGGGGATCACCCTCAAGGATATACTATTTTTACGCCAGAAGGGCGAACTTGGTTTATGCTTACTGGTGATGGTCGTAAGTCAGCAAATACAGTAGAAGAAAAAGCACAATTATTGGACACGATGGTAGCTTATGCTGGTGAGTATCGAATTGAAGGTGATAAGTGGATTACATCTGTACAAGTTGCATGGAATCCTGCATGGGTTGGAACAGAGCAAGCTCGTCAATTTAAAATAGAAGGTGATACATTACAAGTATTAACGCCATGGCGAGTAATGCCAAACTGGGCAGATAAAGGCGAAACTCGTAGTATTATTACGTTTAAACGTTTAAAAAATTAG
- the rsgA gene encoding small ribosomal subunit biogenesis GTPase RsgA → MAKNRLSKVQQRRVDEQHNKRLNRSDEQYNEGDFLAPQDGIVISRFGKVADVESLKGEVFRCNIRRTLASIVTGDRVIWRQNNDLQINSVIEAVHPRHSELVRPDFYDGIKPVAANIDQIMIISSVLPELSLNIIDRYLVACAVTNIEPVIVLNKIDLLSETEYQEMVIIFDYYRRLGYQVLLLSCKNAFGLDEFKRQLQNKTSILVGQSGVGKSSIIHQLLPEISIKVSVGDISEISGLGQHTTTSTRLYHLPTGGDIIDSPGIRDFGLWHLEPEEVIQGFPEFYDYLSNCQFRDCNHLTDINCGLQKAAESGNIAVWRLDNYHRILQTMREVKAKTNRTFK, encoded by the coding sequence GTGGCTAAAAATCGATTATCAAAAGTTCAGCAAAGACGAGTTGATGAGCAACATAATAAGCGACTCAATAGGTCTGATGAACAATATAATGAGGGGGATTTTTTAGCGCCCCAAGATGGGATTGTTATTAGCCGTTTTGGTAAAGTTGCGGATGTTGAAAGCTTAAAAGGTGAAGTATTTCGTTGTAATATAAGACGAACATTAGCGTCAATAGTTACCGGTGATCGCGTTATTTGGCGGCAAAATAATGATCTACAAATAAATAGTGTGATAGAAGCCGTTCACCCTCGACATTCTGAACTTGTTCGACCAGATTTTTATGATGGTATTAAGCCGGTCGCTGCCAATATTGATCAAATTATGATTATATCTTCGGTATTACCTGAACTATCATTAAATATTATCGATCGTTACTTAGTTGCATGTGCTGTAACTAATATAGAGCCGGTGATTGTCCTAAACAAAATTGATTTACTTAGTGAAACTGAATATCAAGAAATGGTAATTATTTTTGACTATTACCGACGACTTGGTTATCAAGTATTATTATTGTCATGTAAGAATGCTTTTGGGTTAGATGAGTTTAAACGCCAGTTACAAAACAAGACATCTATTCTAGTCGGCCAATCAGGTGTTGGTAAGTCGAGTATTATCCATCAATTATTACCGGAAATATCGATAAAAGTTAGTGTCGGTGATATATCTGAAATATCTGGATTAGGTCAACATACCACTACTTCTACACGGCTATATCATTTGCCGACTGGGGGAGATATTATCGATTCGCCAGGCATTCGAGATTTTGGTTTATGGCATTTAGAACCAGAGGAAGTTATACAAGGTTTTCCTGAATTTTATGATTATTTATCTAATTGTCAGTTTCGTGATTGTAACCACTTAACTGATATTAATTGTGGCTTGCAAAAAGCTGCTGAATCAGGAAATATTGCTGTGTGGCGTTTAGATAATTATCATCGTATTTTGCAAACAATGCGTGAAGTAAAAGCGAAAACAAATCGAACATTTAAATAG
- a CDS encoding HdeD family acid-resistance protein: MKPFTPDVNSLLPQLKNNWGWFFIVGIILVILGFLALSYEFLATVFSIYFIGTLLLIAGIVQALHSFRLKGVGQTALWAVMGVLYIIAGILSFTQPIAVSAAFTLIISFLLIVSGITQIINALHNKGFPKWGWWLFSGIITLVLGLMIMMGWPNNSLWVLGMFLGIDLIFQGWAYIAVGLAIKSAKN; the protein is encoded by the coding sequence ATGAAACCCTTTACTCCAGATGTGAACTCTCTTTTACCACAACTTAAAAATAATTGGGGCTGGTTTTTTATCGTTGGTATAATTCTGGTCATTCTAGGATTTTTAGCCCTGTCCTACGAATTTTTAGCAACCGTCTTTTCTATCTATTTTATTGGTACTTTATTACTTATTGCTGGAATTGTTCAAGCGTTACATTCTTTTAGGCTAAAAGGGGTTGGGCAAACTGCATTATGGGCTGTTATGGGCGTTTTATACATTATAGCGGGTATCCTTTCATTCACCCAACCAATTGCAGTATCTGCAGCATTTACATTAATTATTTCATTTTTATTAATTGTCAGCGGTATTACTCAAATTATTAATGCTCTTCATAATAAGGGATTTCCTAAATGGGGTTGGTGGTTATTTTCAGGAATTATCACCTTGGTATTAGGATTGATGATCATGATGGGCTGGCCAAATAATAGTTTATGGGTACTTGGGATGTTTCTTGGTATTGATTTGATTTTCCAAGGTTGGGCTTATATCGCTGTTGGTCTTGCTATAAAGTCGGCAAAAAATTAA